Proteins encoded in a region of the Anopheles ziemanni chromosome 2, idAnoZiCoDA_A2_x.2, whole genome shotgun sequence genome:
- the LOC131282436 gene encoding glutathione S-transferase D7-like codes for MAPLVLYHFPASPPSRSALLVLRNLELDVEVKIVNLFAGEQHAEEFLAINPEHTVPTLVDEDFVLWESKAIVTYLAEQYKPGCSMYPNDPKRRGLINQRLQYDSGTLFAALRNIVSSVLRSGETVISQEKKDTTHQALAKLETYLDGCDWAAGDECSVADLCLLANVASLKEMGVGFGTFPNINGWYERCQMLPGFEENNEGAIFLGTAIKSKLEEPY; via the exons ATGGCCCCACTGGTACTGTATCACTTTCCGGCTTCACCACCTTCGCGCTCGGCTTTGTTGGTTCTTCGGAATTTGGAGCTGGACGTTGAG GTGAAAATTGTGAATCTTTTCGCCGGCGAGCAGCATGCCGAAGAGTTCCTTGCCATCAACCCGGAGCATACCGTGCCGACGCTGGTGGACGAGGACTTCGTGCTGTGGGAGTCGAAAGCGATTGTGACGTACCTGGCCGAACAGTACAAGCCGGGCTGTTCAATGTACCCGAACGATCCGAAGCGGCGTGGCCTCATCAACCAGCGCCTGCAGTACGACTCGGGCACCCTTTTTGCAGCCCTACGCAACATCGTATCATCCGTGCTGCGTTCCGGGGAGACGGTTATCTCGCAGGAGAAGAAGGACACGACACACCAGGCGCTGGCGAAGCTGGAAACCTATCTGGACGGGTGCGATTGGGCCGCCGGAGATGAGTGTTCCGTGGCCGACTTGTGCCTGCTGGCAAACGTTGCTTCGTTGAAGGAGATGGGGGTCGGATTCGGGACATTCCCGAACATCAACGGATGGTACGAGCGGTGCCAGATGTTGCCGGGATTCGAGGAGAATAATGAAGGAGCCATCTTTCTCGGCACTGCCATTAAATCGAAGCTGGAAGAACCGTACTAA
- the LOC131283090 gene encoding zinc finger protein 845-like, whose product MPKTGELMRCCICCKQKAKDDLYDLAISVDMSDGKSSCTIAEMIETVASIKLKPVPQSVCEACWSYVNAAHIIRDKIRRSKYLQRYSENEHGNDTIDEIAANFEILAEDSSVKCPEEDYECEYLDEYLEPNKPNDHTYESRRDEEPGEKEEEVEDSANHKSIPSSRAILLDASIVKDETVLGDPCPSDLHITRQFEEPRTQFIQRDEFHNQYRLLEVTGERCCGCSFVAENRKELLQHSETVHAIDITDSGDYCPICFYKFATDQHLERHIEEFKSTMVYVCLQCNRFYNLRQKMFNHLLKCGESISVLSADESDAEENENLDNEEEYYEEIIEDMYSNLNSPANDSLIESYQRKMMRCRALFDEITSNETFSCKLDEAELNVQDVQIIDQCTFETFKFVRLRGERCCGCAYTCATRGQLMQHGRAIHASDKNLQDDLTCCLCGSQFHVESEMVKHLSFFTSKELFFCTICNESFLCRESLKTHQQTNESHQEQQRKKFQDTDIEMFGSGMFIELDMPLVIEQLDRLQAEKNINRPKYIRCIPMPEERFIQNITEYTNYSILTVVGQRCCGCGKFFDTLGDLKQHSQQEHTMSIASSWISDQLQCDICYAVFDFERGLILHKSTRRNNKTNLYLCKLCGLLFTKKYCLARHMQFAPNHLSELIVHASGRGTSEADGQDEKGLDDAEINDPAESDPRVSEALQLHKSVQQAGLEKVGHFVGYHCCFSKCTATFSNEEDLVEHSRDEHNGKRQENETERKSDKNICPSCCKSYQDLVKLAWHRFQRFVPRQYNCKHCDKTFDKYPNLKLHVDTEHSETPSNYVCSVCDKSFVLNSRLKAHMKLHTSQKDYGCDICGVKFRSNGLMKRHRRSVHSTERPFECKLCPKRFRVIEKFKIHQRVHTGEKPFECTYCQRTFSHFTDRKRHIMTAHTGERPFKCSYCTAAYIRNRELTLHMQKHKDIIQNQASVVKEECSYESG is encoded by the exons ATGCCGAAAACAGGAGAGCTGATGCGTTGTTGTATCTGCtgtaaacaaaaagcaaaggaTGACCTATACGATCTGGCCATATCTGTTGATATGTCGGATGGGAAATCTTCGTGTACGATTGCAGAGATGATTGAAACAGTAGCTTCAATAAAG CTCAAACCAGTACCACAGTCTGTTTGTGAGGCATGTTGGAGCTATGTGAATGCAGCACATATAATTCGTGACAAAATTCGCCGCTCGAAATACCTGCAAAGATACAGTGAAAATGAACATGGCAACGATACGATTGACGAAATTGCTGCAAACTTTGAGATTTTAGCAGAGGATAGCTCAGTGAAGTGTCCAGAGGAAGATTATGAATGTGAATATCTCGATGAATATCTCGagccaaacaaaccgaatgaTCACACGTACGAGAGCCGGCGGGACGAGGAACCGGGGGAAAAGGAGGAGGAAGTGGAAGATAGTGCGAATCACAAGAGTATACCTTCTAGCAGGGCAATCTTGCTTGACGCTTCGATTGTAAAAGATGAAACAGTTCTTGGCGATCCATGCCCAAGTGACCTTCATATTACGCGTCAGTTTGAAGAACCTCGTACACAGTTTATACAGCGGGATGAATTCCACAACCAGTACCGATTGCTGGAAGTAACCGGAGAACGTTGCTGTGGATGTAGCTTTGTCGCGGAAAATCGAAAAGAACTCTTGCAACACTCGGAAACGGTTCATGCAATTGATATCACAGACAGTGGAGATTACTGTCCGATTTGTTTCTACAAGTTCGCTACCGATCAGCATTTGGAGCGACATATAGAAGAGTTCAAATCGACCATGGTATACGTCTGTTTGCAGTGCAATCGGTTCTACAATCTGCGTCAAAAGATGTTCAACCATTTGCTGAAATGTGGAGAAAGCATCTCCGTGTTATCGGCGGACGAATCAGACgcggaggaaaatgaaaacctgGACAATGAGGAAGAGTACTATGAAGAAATCATTGAAGATATGTATAGTAACCTGAACTCACCGGCCAACGATAGCCTAATCGAATCGTATCAACGGAAGATGATGCGCTGCCGGGCACTGTTCGATGAGATAACATCGAATGAAACCTTTTCCTGTAAGCTAGATGAAGCGGAGTTGAATGTACAGGATGTTCAAATCATAGACCAGTGCACCTTCGAGACGTTCAAGTTTGTTCGCCTTCGCGGGGAACGTTGCTGTGGATGTGCATACACGTGCGCTACCAGAGGACAGCTGATGCAGCATGGGAGGGCCATTCACGCGTCTGATAAAAACCTGCAGGATGATCTCACGTGTTGTCTGTGTGGAAGTCAGTTTCATGTCGAGAGCGAAATGGTTAAGCATCTGAGCTTTTTCACGAGTAAAGAACTATTTTTCTGTACCATCTGCAACGAGTCGTTCCTTTGTAGGGAAAGTTTAAAGACTCACCAACAGACGAACGAAAGCCACCAAGAGCAGCAGCGGAAAAAGTTCCAGGATACTGATATCGAAATGTTTGGGTCCGGTATGTTCATCGAGCTTGACATGCCGTTGGTTATTGAGCAGCTGGATAGGTTGCAAGCCGAGAAGAATATCAACCGCCCGAAATACATACGCTGCATACCGATGCCGGAAGAGCGCTTCATCCAGAATATTACGGAGTATACAAATTACTCCATACTGACGGTCGTTGGTCAACGGTGCTGTGGTTGTGGCAAGTTCTTCGACACGCTGGGAGATTTGAAACAACATTCCCAGCAGGAGCATACGATGTCGATAGCATCGAGTTGGATTAGCGATCAGCTTCAATGCGATATCTGCTACGCTGTGTTCGATTTCGAGCGTGGGCTTATATTGCACAAGTCAACCAGACGTAACAACAAGACAAACCTTTATCTCTGCAAACTGTgcggacttctttttacgaaAAAATATTGTCTAGCTCGGCACATGCAGTTTGCACCGAATCATTTATCGGAATTGATTGTCCATGCCAGTGGTAGAGGCACCAGCGAAGCGGATGGACAGGACGAAAAGGGACTGGATGATGCCGAAATTAACGACCCGGCAGAATCGGATCCACGTGTTAGCGAAGCGTTGCAGCTACACAAATCGGTCCAACAGGCTGGCTTAGAGAAGGTAGGACATTTTGTGGGCTATCATTGCTGCTTTTCCAAATGTACCGCAACCTTCAGCAACGAGGAAGATTTGGTCGAGCACTCGCGAGACGAACATAATGGCAAACGACAAGAGAATGAGACCGAACGAAAGTCGGACAAGAACATTTGCCCGTCTTGCTGTAAATCGTACCAGGATCTTGTAAAACTGGCATGGCACCGGTTTCAGCGGTTTGTACCCCGACAGTACAACTGCAAACACTGCGATAAAACGTTCGACAAATATCCAAACCTGAAGCTGCACGTGGATACTGAACATAGTGAAACCCCTTCCAACTACGTATGCTCGGTATGTGATAAATCGTTCGTGTTGAACTCCCGTCTGAAGGCGCACATGAAACTGCACACGTCACAGAAGGACTATGGGTGCGATATTTGTGGAGTCAAATTTCGAAGCAACGGATTGATGAAGCGTCATCGGCGGTCGGTGCACTCTACGGAACGTCCGTTCGAGTGTAAGCTCTGTCCGAAACGGTTTCGCGTTATAGagaaattcaaaattcatcAACGTGTTCACACCGGCGAGAAGCCGTTCGAGTGCACATACTGCCAACGGACGTTTAGTCACTTTACCGACCGGAAGCGACATATAATGACCGCCCATACCGGCGAGCGACCCTTCAAATGTTCGTACTGCACCGCGGCGTATATTCGCAACCGAGAACTTACACTCCATATGCAAAAACATAAAGATATTATACAAAACCAAGCCAGTGTAGTGAAGGAAGAGTGTAGCTATGAGAGTGGATAA
- the LOC131282429 gene encoding cell division cycle protein 20 homolog, with amino-acid sequence MAQFNYLNEMNSFIAMDGEITKGPVPRWQKKLELSAASTSFNNSALANTSARQKLSISFTGNNANNTLQTTAGFSMKSPRKNGGKNAASSAKKPSQTPSKTSGQQQTGGDRFIPSRTASDFARGNFIVKQSKDEDAENEDGTTSEGASPKQSDRMKSLSEALGNCDIGNKRVLSYQVKPPPPPEGYVNPLKVVYSAKTPMSAKSGSRYIPNAPERILDAPEIVNDYYLNLMDWSGDNVVAVALGPSVYLWNAATGTIETLFENEGNDQTCSLSWISEGHILAVGTNAGTVELWDCENVKRLRVMNGHSARVGVLAWNSYVLCSGSRDGTIVNHDVRTRQHNIGVLQGHTQEVCGLKWSPDGKYLASGGNDNLVNVWAAASGAPHATTEPVYIFNQHQAAIRALAWCPWQSHVLASGGGTADRCIKFWNCASGQLLSSVDTKSQVCGLIFSKTYKELISAHGYVNNQLSIWKYPSMTKQVDLMGHTGRVLQIAMSPDGSTIMSAGADETLRMWNCFAPDPLLTKKEKMAVREKPSLLKQSIR; translated from the coding sequence ATGGCGCAGTTCAACTACTTGAACGAAATGAACAGCTTCATTGCGATGGACGGGGAAATAACGAAGGGACCCGTACCGCGATGGCAGAAAAAGCTGGAACTTTCGGCTGCATCGACAAGCTTCAACAATAGTGCCCTGGCCAACACATCAGCTCGTCAGAAGCTGTCGATTTCGTTTACGGGAAACAATGCGAACAACACGCTACAGACTACGGCAGGATTTTCCATGAAATCACCACGAAAGAATGGCGGAAAGAACGCGGCATCTTCAGCGAAAAAACCGTCACAAACTCCGAGCAAGACCAGCGGGCAGCAGCAAACGGGTGGCGATCGGTTCATTCCCAGCCGTACGGCGTCAGACTTTGCTCGGggcaattttatcgtaaaacaGAGTAAGGACGAGGATGCAGAAAACGAGGATGGAACAACGAGTGAAGGTGCGAGCCCAAAACAAAGCGACCGAATGAAGAGTCTATCGGAAGCGCTTGGGAACTGCGATATCGGCAACAAACGGGTGCTTTCGTATCAGGTgaaaccaccaccgccaccggagGGTTACGTGAACCCGCTGAAGGTGGTGTATTCCGCGAAGACGCCGATGTCGGCGAAGAGTGGCAGCAGATACATTCCCAATGCACCGGAACGTATCCTGGACGCACCGGAAATCGTGAACGACTACTACCTAAACCTGATGGACTGGAGTGGGGATAATGTGGTGGCAGTGGCGCTGGGACCCTCGGTGTACCTCTGGAATGCGGCTACTGGTACGATCGAGACCTTGTTCGAGAACGAGGGTAACGACCAGACCTGTTCGCTGAGCTGGATTTCTGAGGGACACATCTTGGCTGTGGGCACGAACGCGGGGACGGTTGAACTGTGGGACTGCGAGAATGTAAAGCGTCTCCGCGTGATGAACGGCCATTCAGCGCGGGTCGGTGTGCTGGCATGGAATTCGTATGTCCTTTGTTCGGGAAGCCGCGATGGAACGATTGTTAACCATGATGTTCGCACGCGACAACACAACATCGGTGTCCTGCAGGGTCACACGCAGGAGGTCTGCGGTTTAAAATGGTCACCGGATGGGAAATATCTGGCTAGCGGAGGAAACGATAATCTTGTAAACGTGTGGGCTGCGGCAAGTGGAGCACCGCATGCAACCACCGAACCGGTGTATATATTTAATCAGCACCAAGCGGCCATCCGAGCACTAGCCTGGTGCCCCTGGCAGTCGCACGTTCTCGCCAGTGGAGGTGGTACAGCGGACCGATGTATTAAATTTTGGAATTGTGCCAGCGGGCAGCTGCTCAGCTCGGTAGACACAAAATCGCAGGTGTGCGGGTTAATCTTTTCGAAAACTTACAAAGAGCTCATTTCCGCTCACGGATACGTTAACAACCAACTGTCGATCTGGAAGTATCCTTCCATGACCAAACAAGTTGATCTGATGGGCCACACTGGACGTGTGCTACAGATCGCGATGTCCCCTGATGGAAGCACCATTATGAGTGCCGGTGCTGACGAAACACTCCGCATGTGGAACTGTTTCGCCCCGGATCCGCTGCTgacgaagaaggaaaaaatggctgTGCGAGAAAAACCGAGCCTGCTGAAGCAGAGCATACGTTAG
- the LOC131282427 gene encoding serine/threonine-protein phosphatase 2A 56 kDa regulatory subunit gamma isoform-like isoform X2, whose translation MTLNDENGASSNNVAASGTGQSAGTGSDRTTTATTGVSGSLAANAGSNGGSSMNTPNNNIASSHGSSTVATPSSNNAASTTLSNNNNNSITSSSSGSGSTGVNGQGSKQLNNGPPEKRPSSGRFIISKYEIETLPPLKDASPAEREELFIQKLRQCCVLFDFSEPLNDLKYKEIKRCALQEIVEHLNNQSNVITEAIYPEALNMVAVNLFRTLPPSSNPNGAEFDPEEDEPTLEVSWPHLQFVYELFLRFLESPDFQPNVAKRYIDHSFILNLLELFDSEDPRERDFLKTVLHRVYGKFLGLRAFIRKQINNIFYKFIYETEHHNGIAELLEILGSIINGFALPLKEEHKQFLLKVLLPLHKVKSLSVYHPQLAYCVVQFLEKDASLTQPVIKCLLKFWPKTHSPKEVMFLNELEEILDVIEPAEFQKVMEPLFRQIAKCVSSPHFQVAERALYYWNNDYIMSLISENSKVILPIMFPALYSNSKSHWNKTIHGLIYNAIKLFMEMNQRLFDECHRKYQAEQETEHEKLAQREELWLQMEDLAARNSKLTLNSSGDSDTTERSTNRFPKSNFHPMQHRQLNGTVDGSSSSTVYDRRSIQHST comes from the exons ATGACACTGAATGATGAGAATGGGGCCAGCAGCAATAATGTTGCAGCAAGTGGGACGGGCCAGTCGGCGGGAACCGGATCAGATCGCacaacgacggcgacgacgggaGTCAGCGGCAGCCTTGCGGCGAATGCTGGTTCAAATGGGGGCAGCAGCATGAATACGCCTAACAACAATATTGCCAGTAGCCACGGCAGCAGTACGGTGGCAACACCCTCATCAAACAACG CGGCGAGCACAACTttaagcaacaacaacaacaatagtattaccagcagcagcagcggcagcggcagcaCGGGTGTGAACGGGCAGGGCAGCAAACAGTTGAACAATGGACCGCCGGAGAAGAGGCCCAGCAGCGGACGATTCATCATTTCGAAGTACGAGATCGAAACGCTTCCTCCGCTGAAGGATGCCAGTCCGGCCGAGCGGGAGGAGCTGTTTATTCAAAAGCTGCGCCAGTGCTGCGTCCTGTTCGACTTCTCCGAGCCGTTAAACGACCTGAAGTACAAGGAGATAAAGCGCTGCGCACTGCAGGAGATTGTCGAGCACCTGAACAACCAGAGCAATGTGATCACGGAGGCGATCTACCCGGAGGCGCTCAACATGGTGGCGGTGAATCTGTTCCGCACGCTGCCCCCCTCTTCCAACCCGAACGGCGCCGAGTTCGATCCGGAGGAGGATGAACCGACGCTGGAGGTATCGTGGCCGCACCTGCAGTTCGTCTACGAACTGTTTCTGCGGTTTCTCGAGTCACCGGATTTCCAGCCGAACGTGGCCAAGCGTTACATTGACCATAGCTTTATACTGAACCTGCTGGAGCTGTTCGACTCGGAGGACCCTCGAGAGCGTGACTTTCTGAAGACAGTGCTGCATCGGGTGTACGGCAAGTTCCTCGGGTTGCGTGCCTTCATTCGTAAGCAGATCAACAATATCTTCTACAAGTTCATCTACGAAACGGAGCACCACAACGGTATCGCGGAGCTGCTTGAAATCCTGGGCAGCATCATAAACGGATTCGCGCTTCCATTGAAGGAGGAGCACAAGCAGTTTCTGCTGAAGGTGCTGCTACCGCTGCACAAGGTGAAAAGCCTGTCCGTCTACCATCCCCAGCTGGCGTACTGCGTGGTGCAGTTTCTGGAGAAAGACGCCAGCCTCACGCAACCcgtcatcaagtgtttgctaaAGTTCTGGCCGAAAACGCACAGCCCGAAGGAGGTGATGTTTCTGAACGAGCTCGAGGAGATCCTTGACGTGATCGAGCCGGCCGAGTTTCAGAAGGTGATGGAACCGCTCTTCCGCCAGATCGCCAAGTGTGTCTCGAGCCCGCACTTCCAGGTGGCCGAGCGGGCCCTCTACTACTGGAACAACGACTACATCATGTCGCTCATATCGGAAAACTCCAAAGTCATCCTCCCCATCATGTTCCCGGCCCTCTACAGCAACAGCAAGTCGCACTGGAACAAAACGATCCACGGACTGATCTACAATGCGATCAAGCTgttcatggagatgaaccagCGGCTGTTCGACGAGTGTCACCGGAAGTACCAGGCCGAGCAGGAAACGGAGCACGAGAAGCTGGCCCAGCGGGAAGAACTCTGGCTGCAGATGGAGGATCTGGCCGCACGGAACAGCAAGCTAACGCTGAACAGCTCGGGTGACTCGGATACGACGGAGCGTAGCACCAATCGCTTCCCGAAGAGCAACTTCCACCCAATGCAGCACCGGCAATTGAACGGAACGGTTGACGGCTCTTCCTCTTCCACGGTCTACGATCGACGATCGATACAGCACAGCACCTAA
- the LOC131282428 gene encoding zinc finger protein 33B-like — MPDLTINSSKLEILGNPLSDALCGQEDNDLPDNQLAVQLSEDELECLTNELLEQGKFAFEMPPAELVAQQLSFDRFQYLEICGERCCGCAHIAPSRDALMEHAKEVHSQNYYADSSYTCPTCYGKFTTEESLAAHTQYYSYSDVFVCTECQEAFNFQGQLMLHLKQQHDYQEEADGEEADQTNDGQSLKKKYIRKTNGQQKLAIPDEKLIKETKEFPQYREFLLDGEHCCACGFCQESIESHVAEEHPHKDSGSALQCSICRQKFASNRHLMLHEEDRKKMSYLYECRLCGKLFLKKFLLLKHIQNEVHPPNEKHDDTVAITDADENAVSQQKASASSSTISVKCFCCCFRRCKEEFATEADLLKHAYETHTGRRKENENKLSKTLEVVTEERVCPICMLLFESAEKLKQHRSYKMHAEKQSCHICGRTFMRKSGLREHLEREHLDLPPRYACEICGKNFITRSTLNHHQKVHGPFESCPCDAEDCDLVFRDEHLMRRHYRNVHAENRPYVCRFCTKTFRTKESIDIHERMHTGEKPFACRHEGCLKRFAHGTDRARHERSVHTGERPHKCSMCTLSFLRKRELRKHTERVHKEV, encoded by the coding sequence ATGCCTGACCTTACGATAAATTCCTCAAAACTGGAAATACTCGGTAATCCACTATCGGATGCGTTGTGCGGTCAAGAGGACAATGACCTACCAGACAATCAGCTGGCCGTCCAGCTTTCGGAAGACGAATTGGAGTGCCTTACGAACGAATTGCTTGAACAAGGAAAGTTTGCATTTGAAATGCCTCCTGCCGAGCTGGTAGCACAACAACTTTCTTTTGACCGATTTCAGTACCTCGAAATTTGTGGTGAACGGTGTTGTGGCTGCGCACACATTGCTCCATCGCGGGACGCACTGATGGAACACGCAAAAGAAGTGCATTCACAAAACTATTACGCCGATAGCAGCTACACTTGCCCCACGTGCTATGGCAAGTTTACGACCGAAGAAAGCCTCGCGGCTCACACACAGTACTATTCATACAGCGATGTTTTCGTATGCACCGAATGCCAGGAAGCATTTAATTTCCAGGGACAACTGATGCTGCATCTAAAGCAACAACACGACTACCAAGAAGAAGCGGACGGAGAAGAAGCAGATCAAACGAATGATGGTCAAtcgttgaaaaagaaatatatcCGCAAGACTAACGGGCAGCAAAAGCTCGCCATTCCGGACGAAAAGCTCATCAAGGAAACAAAAGAATTCCCTCAGTATCGAGAATTTTTACTCGATGGAGAACATTGCTGTGCTTGTGGGTTTTGCCAGGAATCCATTGAATCGCATGTAGCCGAGGAACATCCCCACAAGGATTCAGGGAGCGCTCTGCAATGTTCCATTTGTCGCCAAAAATTCGCCTCCAACCGGCACCTGATGCTTCATGAGGAAGATCGCAAAAAGATGAGTTATCTTTACGAATGTCGGCTTTGTGGCAAgctctttttaaaaaaattcctACTCTTGAAACACATACAAAACGAGGTCCACCCTCCAAACGAAAAGCATGATGATACAGTCGCAATCACAGATGCGGACGAAAACGCTGTCAGCCAGCAAAAAGCATCGGCAAGCTCAAGTACAATAAGCGTAAAATGCTTCTGCTGTTGCTTTAGACGCTGCAAAGAAGAGTTTGCCACCGAGGCGGACCTACTCAAGCACGCCTATGAAACACACACTGGCCGccggaaagaaaacgaaaacaaactatCTAAAACATTGGAAGTGGTTACCGAAGAACGGGTGTGTCCAATTTGCATGCTACTATTCGAGTCGGCGGAGAAGCTGAAGCAGCATCGGTCCTACAAAATGCACGCAGAAAAGCAAAGCTGCCATATTTGCGGACGAACTTTTATGAGAAAGTCAGGTCTGAGGGAGCATCTGGAGCGTGAGCATCTCGATCTTCCTCCGCGGTACGCTTGCGAGATTTGTGGTAAAAATTTCATCACCCGTTCTACGCTCAACCATCATCAGAAGGTGCATGGGCCTTTCGAGAGCTGCCCATGTGATGCCGAGGACTGCGATTTAGTGTTTCGCGATGAGCATCTAATGCGTCGACACTATCGAAATGTGCACGCCGAGAACCGGCCATATGTTTGTCGTTTTTGTACAAAAACTTTCCGCACCAAAGAATCTATCGACATCCACGAACGAATGCATACAGGCGAAAAACCTTTTGCTTGTCGTCACGAGGGATGTTTAAAACGGTTTGCGCACGGAACGGATCGGGCACGCCATGAGCGATCGGTGCATACGGGCGAAAGACCGCACAAATGCTCGATGTGTACTTTGAGCTTCTTGCGTAAAAGAGAATTGAGGAAACATACCGAAAGGGTACACAAGGAAGTTTGA
- the LOC131282427 gene encoding serine/threonine-protein phosphatase 2A 56 kDa regulatory subunit gamma isoform-like isoform X1 produces the protein MTLNDENGASSNNVAASGTGQSAGTGSDRTTTATTGVSGSLAANAGSNGGSSMNTPNNNIASSHGSSTVATPSSNNGSNPNQQHNNTASTTLSNNNNNSITSSSSGSGSTGVNGQGSKQLNNGPPEKRPSSGRFIISKYEIETLPPLKDASPAEREELFIQKLRQCCVLFDFSEPLNDLKYKEIKRCALQEIVEHLNNQSNVITEAIYPEALNMVAVNLFRTLPPSSNPNGAEFDPEEDEPTLEVSWPHLQFVYELFLRFLESPDFQPNVAKRYIDHSFILNLLELFDSEDPRERDFLKTVLHRVYGKFLGLRAFIRKQINNIFYKFIYETEHHNGIAELLEILGSIINGFALPLKEEHKQFLLKVLLPLHKVKSLSVYHPQLAYCVVQFLEKDASLTQPVIKCLLKFWPKTHSPKEVMFLNELEEILDVIEPAEFQKVMEPLFRQIAKCVSSPHFQVAERALYYWNNDYIMSLISENSKVILPIMFPALYSNSKSHWNKTIHGLIYNAIKLFMEMNQRLFDECHRKYQAEQETEHEKLAQREELWLQMEDLAARNSKLTLNSSGDSDTTERSTNRFPKSNFHPMQHRQLNGTVDGSSSSTVYDRRSIQHST, from the exons ATGACACTGAATGATGAGAATGGGGCCAGCAGCAATAATGTTGCAGCAAGTGGGACGGGCCAGTCGGCGGGAACCGGATCAGATCGCacaacgacggcgacgacgggaGTCAGCGGCAGCCTTGCGGCGAATGCTGGTTCAAATGGGGGCAGCAGCATGAATACGCCTAACAACAATATTGCCAGTAGCCACGGCAGCAGTACGGTGGCAACACCCTCATCAAACAACGGTAGCAACCCAAACCAACAGCACAATAACA CGGCGAGCACAACTttaagcaacaacaacaacaatagtattaccagcagcagcagcggcagcggcagcaCGGGTGTGAACGGGCAGGGCAGCAAACAGTTGAACAATGGACCGCCGGAGAAGAGGCCCAGCAGCGGACGATTCATCATTTCGAAGTACGAGATCGAAACGCTTCCTCCGCTGAAGGATGCCAGTCCGGCCGAGCGGGAGGAGCTGTTTATTCAAAAGCTGCGCCAGTGCTGCGTCCTGTTCGACTTCTCCGAGCCGTTAAACGACCTGAAGTACAAGGAGATAAAGCGCTGCGCACTGCAGGAGATTGTCGAGCACCTGAACAACCAGAGCAATGTGATCACGGAGGCGATCTACCCGGAGGCGCTCAACATGGTGGCGGTGAATCTGTTCCGCACGCTGCCCCCCTCTTCCAACCCGAACGGCGCCGAGTTCGATCCGGAGGAGGATGAACCGACGCTGGAGGTATCGTGGCCGCACCTGCAGTTCGTCTACGAACTGTTTCTGCGGTTTCTCGAGTCACCGGATTTCCAGCCGAACGTGGCCAAGCGTTACATTGACCATAGCTTTATACTGAACCTGCTGGAGCTGTTCGACTCGGAGGACCCTCGAGAGCGTGACTTTCTGAAGACAGTGCTGCATCGGGTGTACGGCAAGTTCCTCGGGTTGCGTGCCTTCATTCGTAAGCAGATCAACAATATCTTCTACAAGTTCATCTACGAAACGGAGCACCACAACGGTATCGCGGAGCTGCTTGAAATCCTGGGCAGCATCATAAACGGATTCGCGCTTCCATTGAAGGAGGAGCACAAGCAGTTTCTGCTGAAGGTGCTGCTACCGCTGCACAAGGTGAAAAGCCTGTCCGTCTACCATCCCCAGCTGGCGTACTGCGTGGTGCAGTTTCTGGAGAAAGACGCCAGCCTCACGCAACCcgtcatcaagtgtttgctaaAGTTCTGGCCGAAAACGCACAGCCCGAAGGAGGTGATGTTTCTGAACGAGCTCGAGGAGATCCTTGACGTGATCGAGCCGGCCGAGTTTCAGAAGGTGATGGAACCGCTCTTCCGCCAGATCGCCAAGTGTGTCTCGAGCCCGCACTTCCAGGTGGCCGAGCGGGCCCTCTACTACTGGAACAACGACTACATCATGTCGCTCATATCGGAAAACTCCAAAGTCATCCTCCCCATCATGTTCCCGGCCCTCTACAGCAACAGCAAGTCGCACTGGAACAAAACGATCCACGGACTGATCTACAATGCGATCAAGCTgttcatggagatgaaccagCGGCTGTTCGACGAGTGTCACCGGAAGTACCAGGCCGAGCAGGAAACGGAGCACGAGAAGCTGGCCCAGCGGGAAGAACTCTGGCTGCAGATGGAGGATCTGGCCGCACGGAACAGCAAGCTAACGCTGAACAGCTCGGGTGACTCGGATACGACGGAGCGTAGCACCAATCGCTTCCCGAAGAGCAACTTCCACCCAATGCAGCACCGGCAATTGAACGGAACGGTTGACGGCTCTTCCTCTTCCACGGTCTACGATCGACGATCGATACAGCACAGCACCTAA